From a single Vanacampus margaritifer isolate UIUO_Vmar chromosome 15, RoL_Vmar_1.0, whole genome shotgun sequence genomic region:
- the hcls1 gene encoding src substrate protein p85-like isoform X1, which produces MWKSAAGHSVSIKVAAEGDDWETDPDFENDVSEQEQRWGAKTIEGSGHKEPISVAELRDKVAAEHEQVKHHEMTPKASYGYGGKFGVETDRMDKVAVGHDYVAQVQQHSSQKDAAKGFGGKFGVEKDRLDKSAVGFEYKGEVKQHTSQKGGSNVIILLYRIFHFYLCLACACSTLPDYSKGFGGKYGVEKEKVDKAAVGYDYKGQTEKHQSQRDYSKGFGGKYGVEKEKVDKAAVGYDYQGRTEKHQSQKDYSAGFGGRYGVQSERMDKSAADFSDMDSPASAYEKTQPIEASGANAGKLKARFESLAKASDEENRRRVEEEKSRRKDREKRERQEAERKQQEQKSREDQLHLADVPEVLADFDASLEMYQSTAEEPQPQSEAQLKTFDAEPPALPVRSDHILQMPPVEEAEDAYIQVTVDGDDYEDVAPPPPTVGEGGNDYKAVAPPPPTVGEGDDDDYEEVCTTPPAASSATDDYEDLSGGVQAVAIYDYLGEDVDEISFNPDDVITDIEMIDEGWWKGRCHGQTGLFPAAYVQLMQ; this is translated from the exons ATGTGGAAGTCAGCGGCGGGCCACAGTGTGAGCATAAAGGTGGCTGCAGAAGGCGACGACTGGGAGACGGACCCAGACTTTGAG AATGACGTGTCGGAACAGGAGCAGAGGTGGGGGGCCAAGACCATTGAAGGGTCGGGCCACAAAGAGCCCATCAG cGTTGCAGAGCTGAGGGACAAAGTGGCCGCAGAGCACGAGCAGGTGAAACATCATGAGATGACCCCCAAAGCGTCGTACGGCTACGGAGGGAAGTTCGGCGTGGAGACGGACCGCATGGACAAG GTGGCGGTGGGACACGACTACGTCGCGCAAGTGCAGCAGCACAGTTCCCAGAAAGATGCAGCCAAGGGATTCGGGGGGAAGTTTGGCGTGGAGAAGGATCGGCTCGACAAG TCTGCTGTGGGTTTTGAGTATAAAGGAGAAGTCAAGCAGCATACATCACAGAAAGGTGGGTCGAATGTCATTATATTGTTATATAGAATATTTCATTTCTATTTGTGTCTTGCATGCGCATGTTCTACCCTTCCAGATTATTCCAAAGGCTTTGGGGGCAAATACGGCGTGGAAAAGGAGAAAGTGGACAAAGCCGCCGTGGGCTACGACTACAAAGGCCAAACGGAGAAGCATCAGTCGCAAAGAG ATTATTCCAAAGGCTTCGGGGGCAAATACGGCGTGGAGAAGGAGAAAGTGGACAAAGCCGCCGTGGGTTATGACTACCAGGGCCGCACGGAGAAACACCAGTCCCAAAAAG ATTATTCAGCAGGTTTCGGGGGTCGATATGGAGTGCAGTCGGAACGCATGGACAAG AGTGCAGCCGACTTCTCTGACATGGACTCCCCTGCCTCCGCTTATGAGAAGACGCAGCCAATAGAAGCCT CCGGCGCCAATGCGGGCAAGCTGAAGGCTCGTTTCGAGAGCCTGGCCAAGGCCTCCGACGAGGAGAACCGGAGGCGAGTAGAAGAAGAGAAGAGCAGGAGGAAGGACCGAGAGAAGAGAGAACGACAGGAAGCGGAACGCAAACAGCAG GAGCAAAAGAGCAGAGAAGACCAACTTCATCTTGCGGATGTCCCAGAAGTGCTTGCAGACTTTGATGCTTCGCTGGAGATGTATCAGAGCACAGCAGAAGAACCACAACCACAATCAGAAGCACAG TTAAAAACATTCGACGCCGAGCCTCCGGCTTTGCCCGTGCGCTCGGACCACATCCTGCAAATGCCCCCTGTTGAGGAAGCAGAGGATGCGTACATCCAAGTGACGGTGGATGGCGACGACTACGAGGATGTGGCACCACCGCCCCCTACAGTGGGGGAGGGAGGCAACGACTACAAGGCGGTGGCACCACCGCCCCCTACAGTGGGGGAGGGAGACGACGACGACTACGAAGAAGTCTGCACAACGCCCCCAGCAGCTTCGTCAG CAACTGACGACTATGAGGACCTGTCAGGCGGCGTCCAAGCCGTCGCCATTTATGACTATCTCGGAG AGGACGTGGACGAGATCTCCTTCAACCCCGACGATGTCATCACAGACATCGAGATGATCGACGAGGGCTGGTGGAAGGGACGCTGCCACGGACAAACCGGCCTGTTTCCCGCCGCATACGTTCAGCTCATGCAGTGA
- the hcls1 gene encoding src substrate protein p85-like isoform X2 → MWKSAAGHSVSIKVAAEGDDWETDPDFENDVSEQEQRWGAKTIEGSGHKEPISVAELRDKVAAEHEQVKHHEMTPKASYGYGGKFGVETDRMDKVAVGHDYVAQVQQHSSQKDAAKGFGGKFGVEKDRLDKSAVGFEYKGEVKQHTSQKDYSKGFGGKYGVEKEKVDKAAVGYDYKGQTEKHQSQRDYSKGFGGKYGVEKEKVDKAAVGYDYQGRTEKHQSQKDYSAGFGGRYGVQSERMDKSAADFSDMDSPASAYEKTQPIEASGANAGKLKARFESLAKASDEENRRRVEEEKSRRKDREKRERQEAERKQQEQKSREDQLHLADVPEVLADFDASLEMYQSTAEEPQPQSEAQLKTFDAEPPALPVRSDHILQMPPVEEAEDAYIQVTVDGDDYEDVAPPPPTVGEGGNDYKAVAPPPPTVGEGDDDDYEEVCTTPPAASSATDDYEDLSGGVQAVAIYDYLGEDVDEISFNPDDVITDIEMIDEGWWKGRCHGQTGLFPAAYVQLMQ, encoded by the exons ATGTGGAAGTCAGCGGCGGGCCACAGTGTGAGCATAAAGGTGGCTGCAGAAGGCGACGACTGGGAGACGGACCCAGACTTTGAG AATGACGTGTCGGAACAGGAGCAGAGGTGGGGGGCCAAGACCATTGAAGGGTCGGGCCACAAAGAGCCCATCAG cGTTGCAGAGCTGAGGGACAAAGTGGCCGCAGAGCACGAGCAGGTGAAACATCATGAGATGACCCCCAAAGCGTCGTACGGCTACGGAGGGAAGTTCGGCGTGGAGACGGACCGCATGGACAAG GTGGCGGTGGGACACGACTACGTCGCGCAAGTGCAGCAGCACAGTTCCCAGAAAGATGCAGCCAAGGGATTCGGGGGGAAGTTTGGCGTGGAGAAGGATCGGCTCGACAAG TCTGCTGTGGGTTTTGAGTATAAAGGAGAAGTCAAGCAGCATACATCACAGAAAG ATTATTCCAAAGGCTTTGGGGGCAAATACGGCGTGGAAAAGGAGAAAGTGGACAAAGCCGCCGTGGGCTACGACTACAAAGGCCAAACGGAGAAGCATCAGTCGCAAAGAG ATTATTCCAAAGGCTTCGGGGGCAAATACGGCGTGGAGAAGGAGAAAGTGGACAAAGCCGCCGTGGGTTATGACTACCAGGGCCGCACGGAGAAACACCAGTCCCAAAAAG ATTATTCAGCAGGTTTCGGGGGTCGATATGGAGTGCAGTCGGAACGCATGGACAAG AGTGCAGCCGACTTCTCTGACATGGACTCCCCTGCCTCCGCTTATGAGAAGACGCAGCCAATAGAAGCCT CCGGCGCCAATGCGGGCAAGCTGAAGGCTCGTTTCGAGAGCCTGGCCAAGGCCTCCGACGAGGAGAACCGGAGGCGAGTAGAAGAAGAGAAGAGCAGGAGGAAGGACCGAGAGAAGAGAGAACGACAGGAAGCGGAACGCAAACAGCAG GAGCAAAAGAGCAGAGAAGACCAACTTCATCTTGCGGATGTCCCAGAAGTGCTTGCAGACTTTGATGCTTCGCTGGAGATGTATCAGAGCACAGCAGAAGAACCACAACCACAATCAGAAGCACAG TTAAAAACATTCGACGCCGAGCCTCCGGCTTTGCCCGTGCGCTCGGACCACATCCTGCAAATGCCCCCTGTTGAGGAAGCAGAGGATGCGTACATCCAAGTGACGGTGGATGGCGACGACTACGAGGATGTGGCACCACCGCCCCCTACAGTGGGGGAGGGAGGCAACGACTACAAGGCGGTGGCACCACCGCCCCCTACAGTGGGGGAGGGAGACGACGACGACTACGAAGAAGTCTGCACAACGCCCCCAGCAGCTTCGTCAG CAACTGACGACTATGAGGACCTGTCAGGCGGCGTCCAAGCCGTCGCCATTTATGACTATCTCGGAG AGGACGTGGACGAGATCTCCTTCAACCCCGACGATGTCATCACAGACATCGAGATGATCGACGAGGGCTGGTGGAAGGGACGCTGCCACGGACAAACCGGCCTGTTTCCCGCCGCATACGTTCAGCTCATGCAGTGA
- the hcls1 gene encoding src substrate protein p85-like isoform X3, which yields MTPKASYGYGGKFGVETDRMDKVAVGHDYVAQVQQHSSQKDAAKGFGGKFGVEKDRLDKSAVGFEYKGEVKQHTSQKGGSNVIILLYRIFHFYLCLACACSTLPDYSKGFGGKYGVEKEKVDKAAVGYDYKGQTEKHQSQRDYSKGFGGKYGVEKEKVDKAAVGYDYQGRTEKHQSQKDYSAGFGGRYGVQSERMDKSAADFSDMDSPASAYEKTQPIEASGANAGKLKARFESLAKASDEENRRRVEEEKSRRKDREKRERQEAERKQQEQKSREDQLHLADVPEVLADFDASLEMYQSTAEEPQPQSEAQLKTFDAEPPALPVRSDHILQMPPVEEAEDAYIQVTVDGDDYEDVAPPPPTVGEGGNDYKAVAPPPPTVGEGDDDDYEEVCTTPPAASSATDDYEDLSGGVQAVAIYDYLGEDVDEISFNPDDVITDIEMIDEGWWKGRCHGQTGLFPAAYVQLMQ from the exons ATGACCCCCAAAGCGTCGTACGGCTACGGAGGGAAGTTCGGCGTGGAGACGGACCGCATGGACAAG GTGGCGGTGGGACACGACTACGTCGCGCAAGTGCAGCAGCACAGTTCCCAGAAAGATGCAGCCAAGGGATTCGGGGGGAAGTTTGGCGTGGAGAAGGATCGGCTCGACAAG TCTGCTGTGGGTTTTGAGTATAAAGGAGAAGTCAAGCAGCATACATCACAGAAAGGTGGGTCGAATGTCATTATATTGTTATATAGAATATTTCATTTCTATTTGTGTCTTGCATGCGCATGTTCTACCCTTCCAGATTATTCCAAAGGCTTTGGGGGCAAATACGGCGTGGAAAAGGAGAAAGTGGACAAAGCCGCCGTGGGCTACGACTACAAAGGCCAAACGGAGAAGCATCAGTCGCAAAGAG ATTATTCCAAAGGCTTCGGGGGCAAATACGGCGTGGAGAAGGAGAAAGTGGACAAAGCCGCCGTGGGTTATGACTACCAGGGCCGCACGGAGAAACACCAGTCCCAAAAAG ATTATTCAGCAGGTTTCGGGGGTCGATATGGAGTGCAGTCGGAACGCATGGACAAG AGTGCAGCCGACTTCTCTGACATGGACTCCCCTGCCTCCGCTTATGAGAAGACGCAGCCAATAGAAGCCT CCGGCGCCAATGCGGGCAAGCTGAAGGCTCGTTTCGAGAGCCTGGCCAAGGCCTCCGACGAGGAGAACCGGAGGCGAGTAGAAGAAGAGAAGAGCAGGAGGAAGGACCGAGAGAAGAGAGAACGACAGGAAGCGGAACGCAAACAGCAG GAGCAAAAGAGCAGAGAAGACCAACTTCATCTTGCGGATGTCCCAGAAGTGCTTGCAGACTTTGATGCTTCGCTGGAGATGTATCAGAGCACAGCAGAAGAACCACAACCACAATCAGAAGCACAG TTAAAAACATTCGACGCCGAGCCTCCGGCTTTGCCCGTGCGCTCGGACCACATCCTGCAAATGCCCCCTGTTGAGGAAGCAGAGGATGCGTACATCCAAGTGACGGTGGATGGCGACGACTACGAGGATGTGGCACCACCGCCCCCTACAGTGGGGGAGGGAGGCAACGACTACAAGGCGGTGGCACCACCGCCCCCTACAGTGGGGGAGGGAGACGACGACGACTACGAAGAAGTCTGCACAACGCCCCCAGCAGCTTCGTCAG CAACTGACGACTATGAGGACCTGTCAGGCGGCGTCCAAGCCGTCGCCATTTATGACTATCTCGGAG AGGACGTGGACGAGATCTCCTTCAACCCCGACGATGTCATCACAGACATCGAGATGATCGACGAGGGCTGGTGGAAGGGACGCTGCCACGGACAAACCGGCCTGTTTCCCGCCGCATACGTTCAGCTCATGCAGTGA
- the llph gene encoding protein LLP homolog: MAKSLRSKWRRKMRAEKRKKNAPKELARLKKTLGLDKKGEDAVMSDMQEIATVIPVEKIKKEADVVNEGAGDDGDSMDLDSKRNKKTLLNEHGQYPVWMNQRQAKKLRTRRMAEKSGSKVKINKKKKGISW; this comes from the exons ATGGCCAAAAGCTTGCGGAGTAAGTGGAGGAGGAAAATGCGAGctgagaagaggaagaagaacgCCCCCAAGGAGCTGGCCCGCCTGAAAAAAACACTTGGTCTGGACAAGAAAGGCGAGGACGCCGTGATGAGCGACATGCAGGAGATCGCCACCGTGATCCCGGTCGAGAAGATCAAGAAGGAGGCTGACGTGGTCAATGAGGGAGCAGGAGACGATG GCGATAGCATGGACTTGGACAGCAAGCGCAACAAGAAGACACTGCTCAATGAACACGGACAGTATCCTGTGTGGATGAACCAGCGGCAGGCCAAGAAGCTGAGGACCAGAAGGATGGCTGAGAAGAGCGGcagcaaagtaaaaataaacaaaaagaagaagggcatttcctggtga
- the pex26 gene encoding peroxisome assembly protein 26 isoform X2: MSRPQVSDDFTPIFNPPLSSTQTKLLDMLEDATEQLMLYKNFDASFHMCDRGLESLAHAGEEDVRGELKAGFCIVGIQALAELNQWPGVLAWVLQYYEHQDEIPAKILQMCILLYSKVDQPAAVQEAARAWLHSPSNCRLDGFRTVAELYLLHVLLPLGRTDQARELVVGQVGSATFTEEQRQTALDIIEEEERERNMPDVNADCRLSADNGSTQGSLLSQVEALLRLTYRRLTSTSGFSLLHKLTLAAVILYMLLLRLDPALPSSFVWISKLHQLLRQMWNVMVAPYYRAQKD; this comes from the exons ATGAGCAGACCTCAGGTGAGCGACGATTTTACGCCCATTTTCAACCCTCCGCTGTCTTCTACGCAAACCAAACTGTTGGACATGCTGGAAGATGCCACAGAGCAACTGATGCTCTACAAAAACTTCGACGCTTCCTTTCATATGTGCGACAGAGGCCTGGAGAGCCTCGCCCACGCGGGGGAAGAGGACGTGAG GGGTGAGCTTAAGGCTGGTTTTTGCATAGTGGGCATTCAAGCTTTGGCTGAGCTCAACCAGTGGCCAGGTGTCCTCGCTTGGGTCCTTCAGTATTATGAGCATCAGGATGAGATACCagccaaaatattacaaatgtg CATCCTCCTCTATTCCAAGGTAGACCAGCCAGCAGCGGTGCAAGAGGCTGCCCGTGCGTGGCTGCACAGCCCGTCTAACTGCCGACTGGACGGGTTTCGCACGGTGGCTGAGCTCTATCTCCTGCACGTCCTCCTGCCCCTCGGACGCACGGATCAGGCCCGTGAGCTTGTGGTGGGCCAGGTGGGAAGCGCCACATTCACCGAAGAGCAACGACAAACGGCGCTGGATATTATCGAAGAAGAGGAACGTGAGCGGAACATGCCAGATGTCAACGCAGATTGTAGGTTAAGTGCTGATAATGGCTCGACGCAAG GTTCCCTTCTCAGTCAAGTGGAGGCCTTGTTGAGGCTTACTTACAGGAGATTGACGTCTACTTCTGGATTCTCCCTCTTACATAAACTCACTTTAGCTGCTGTTATTCTCTACATGCTTTTGTTACGCCTGGATCCAG CGCTTCCTTCTTCCTTTGTGTGGATTTCCAAACTACATCAGCTGCTTCGACAAATGTGGAATGTCATGGTGGCTCCATATTATCGAGCTCAGAAAGACTGA
- the pex26 gene encoding peroxisome assembly protein 26 isoform X1 has translation MSRPQVSDDFTPIFNPPLSSTQTKLLDMLEDATEQLMLYKNFDASFHMCDRGLESLAHAGEEDVSRGELKAGFCIVGIQALAELNQWPGVLAWVLQYYEHQDEIPAKILQMCILLYSKVDQPAAVQEAARAWLHSPSNCRLDGFRTVAELYLLHVLLPLGRTDQARELVVGQVGSATFTEEQRQTALDIIEEEERERNMPDVNADCRLSADNGSTQGSLLSQVEALLRLTYRRLTSTSGFSLLHKLTLAAVILYMLLLRLDPALPSSFVWISKLHQLLRQMWNVMVAPYYRAQKD, from the exons ATGAGCAGACCTCAGGTGAGCGACGATTTTACGCCCATTTTCAACCCTCCGCTGTCTTCTACGCAAACCAAACTGTTGGACATGCTGGAAGATGCCACAGAGCAACTGATGCTCTACAAAAACTTCGACGCTTCCTTTCATATGTGCGACAGAGGCCTGGAGAGCCTCGCCCACGCGGGGGAAGAGGACGTGAG TAGGGGTGAGCTTAAGGCTGGTTTTTGCATAGTGGGCATTCAAGCTTTGGCTGAGCTCAACCAGTGGCCAGGTGTCCTCGCTTGGGTCCTTCAGTATTATGAGCATCAGGATGAGATACCagccaaaatattacaaatgtg CATCCTCCTCTATTCCAAGGTAGACCAGCCAGCAGCGGTGCAAGAGGCTGCCCGTGCGTGGCTGCACAGCCCGTCTAACTGCCGACTGGACGGGTTTCGCACGGTGGCTGAGCTCTATCTCCTGCACGTCCTCCTGCCCCTCGGACGCACGGATCAGGCCCGTGAGCTTGTGGTGGGCCAGGTGGGAAGCGCCACATTCACCGAAGAGCAACGACAAACGGCGCTGGATATTATCGAAGAAGAGGAACGTGAGCGGAACATGCCAGATGTCAACGCAGATTGTAGGTTAAGTGCTGATAATGGCTCGACGCAAG GTTCCCTTCTCAGTCAAGTGGAGGCCTTGTTGAGGCTTACTTACAGGAGATTGACGTCTACTTCTGGATTCTCCCTCTTACATAAACTCACTTTAGCTGCTGTTATTCTCTACATGCTTTTGTTACGCCTGGATCCAG CGCTTCCTTCTTCCTTTGTGTGGATTTCCAAACTACATCAGCTGCTTCGACAAATGTGGAATGTCATGGTGGCTCCATATTATCGAGCTCAGAAAGACTGA